From the Methanocorpusculum sp. genome, the window ACCGATTTCAGCGCGAGGGATAGAGCCTGTTCGCCGTTCTCCTGATAGATGCGTTTGAGGAAATAAATGATCATCTGGTCTCCTCCTGACCGTTTGAAGATCATCCCGTGCCGCATGTGGACATACATCCCGAAAAAGACTTTGTTCGCCTCAGGCGTCTGCTCTATTATACCTGCAAGCTTTTCTGCAGCTTGATTCGGTGAGATCTCTTCCCGGTAGACAAGTCTGGATACCAGATATATTTTTTCCAGATCATCCTCTTTCCACATGAAATTATCAGCAGCCATTACATGTATGTAGTGGGTGACCCCGGATATATCTTTTGACTCTCGATTCGAAATCCCTAAGTATTTCCCGGTATGATGATTATTCAATGCAGACCCTGCTGTCCACCCCGTTCAAAGCTGTTCTCTTTGATATGGACAATACGCTCTTCGATTTCGTGGATGCCATGAAAAACGGCTGCGTGGCGGCCGCCGCTTCGGTCGGCGAAGGGACCGGCGATGAACTTCTGAGTTATTATGTCCGGTGGAAGTATCATTTCGAGGACCACACCAATCTTCAGGACTTTATGCTGGCCCACAACCGTTTCTCGGTCGAGAAATACTTCGAGGCAGTCGGCGCTTTTGATGAAGCAAAAATGAAGAGCCTTGTCTCCTATCCGGGAATCGAGGAGGTCTTAACTGGTCTCAGATCATCAGGATACCGCCTCGCGGTCGTGACGGACGCATTTTCCTACGCCGCCGAACTGCGTCTCGAACATCTCGGACTGAAATCCTATTTTGATGTGATCGTCGGGTATGATACGACAGGCTACAAAAAACCGCATCATGCTCCGTTCGAGTGTGCCCTGGATCTTCTCGGACTCTCGCCGCACGAAGCAGCCTACGTCGGCGATTCGATCCGGCGCGACATCGAACCGGTCCGGTCGCTCGGCATGACTGCCGTCTATGCAAAATACGGGGATCGGAACTTTTTCGACCATCCGTCCCTTGCCTGCCCGCAAAAAGTGCTCGTTGCCGACACGCCGGCAGATATTCTCCGGCTGTTACGACCATAAATATAGTAATGCTTCATTACCAACATGATAAAAACACATGATGCTTGATACCGGTTTTTTAGAACGTATCGCTCCTTATATTGAACCCCTCACGGATGAGGGACGTGCCGAATATATTGCGGAAGGCGAGGAATCAATCAAGATCCGGGAGAAGGAGGGACTCTCTCCCCGGGATTATTTACAGCTGGTCGAAAACATCGGGCTGTATCTTGGCAAGACCACGGGTGCGGGCTTCGATTCCCATTATCAGAAGATCCCGCTCACAAAGGACAAGACCCTCCTTGTGATCCAGCTGCCGGGCGGCGGAAATCTGAACGTATTTCTGACACCTGAGGGCAAAATGATCCTGGATACCGGATACGGCTGCTACTATAAAGACTGCGAGCGGATGCTTAACGCAGTCGGTGCCGGGGATTTTTCCGATGTGAAGTTCGTGGTCTGCACGCACGGCGATGCGGATCACTGCGGAGCGTCCGGCTATTTCCCGGTCACGCCGGTGATGCATCCGGTCACAAAAGAGCTGCTTGAAAGCGGCACGCGGGGCTATGCATCGCCCAACGGCCGCGAGATCCTGGAGAAGTTCTATACGACGACGATCAACACCTACTCCCGCATGAATATCCCGGAAACGGTCAGATACTGTAAGACCGAGCCGGTCAGAAAACACGGGCTTTTCCCGGTCATCGACGAGTTCGAGTTTGCCGGAATGAGGTTCGAAGTGTGGGCAAGTCTCGGCGGCCATATCGCGGGTCAGATCTTTTTGTATGAACCGGACGAGGGGCTGCTTTTCACGAGTGACGCTCTGCTGAATTTTGCGACGCTGACAAAAGCCCGTGCGGACTACAGTTCGATCGCCGATTCGATGATCGGGTCGGTGAATGTGAACAGTGATATCGCACGAACCGAGCGGCGGGAACTCATGCGGATCACAAAAGAACTCGACGACGAACTGAAAAAATCCGGCAGACGTCTCCTGATCTGCTGCGGTCACGGGGCAGTGTCAATTCTGGATGAGAAAGGCATGCTCTCACCTTACAGTGAACCGCTCTACTACTCGGCAGGATCCTGCTGATAATCTCTCTTTTTTCCGATTCGATCTTTATACGGTTTTTTTGTAGAAAATTATGCAGAGATATTTCCGTAAATGAAGGTCAGGGACGGTTCCCGGATAATGTAAAACATTTTATACTATTACAACTTACTATTAGTAAGCGAGTCTAAACGGCCCGCGAGATAGACGTCGGCAAGTTCGACTGCCTGCCGATCCCGGGATGCGTACAAGCGTTCCGAAACCAACAGAATTCACCACCTGGTTGGTCAGATCCACAATAACACACCACCAAAAATCTTTTCATACAAGCAAGGGATGAAACCAACCCGCGAAAGTACCCCATGCTTTCGCTTGGCACAGCCTATATGGTTGTGCCATTCCTCCTAAACCAGTTTTGATACCTGTTTTTACGATTTTCACTCTATTTTCTCAGCGAACAATACCATCATAGATGCGATGGAATCCCGGTCGCCGATAACTACTGCGGTATCTCCTTCGTTCAGGATCGTATCTCCGTCCGGGGATACTACTGCGTCCACTTTCCCCGCACACCGGACGGCAATGACCGAGACACCGTAATTCTTACGAAGCTGGACATCGGAGATCCGCTTGCCTGCGATCTTTGACCCTTTCTCGACCCTGATCTGTTCGACCCGTGATTTATTTTTGGACAGCATCTCATTCGCCTGCTTTGCCCGCATCCTGACGATCTCGAATTTCCCGCCTTTTGTATTTAGTTTGAGATTTGAATTGATCGGCATCTCGATATATTTGTCGTAGATCTCGTTTCTTGCCTGTTTTGCATACAGATCGAAGTCCTGTACCGGCACCTGCTGATTGGAAAGGATCCGATGGAAGATCTGAAGGGCCGCTTCCTTTTCATCCACGATCACTTCATCGGCTCCGAGACGATACAGCTCGGCGGTCTCGGAGATGTACCGCGATCTCGTGATGATCCCGATCTTCGGATTCATTCTGCGTGCGGTCGTGACGATCGCCTTGGTCGTGTCCATCTGCGGGATCGAGACTACGATCGTCTGGGCTTTTTTGATCCCGGCAAATTCCAGGATGCCTTCCCTCGACGCATCGCCGTAGTGGATGTTCTCCCCGAGCTTTTTCTCGGTTGAAACCGTTTCCGGGTTGAGTTCGAGAATAACGTAGGGAATGCTCACTTTTTTCAGTGCTTTTGCCACATAATGGCCGGTAAGTCCGTAACCGACGATGATGACGTGCCCGATCGGGAGTTCATCCTCGACGCTCCCGGCAGGGCTGCTGTATCCGGGTCCCTCCGGAACCGGTGTCGGGAAGAACCGGTCGACGAACTTGGGCGCGATACTGATCATGGTCGGCGTCATGATCATCGTCATGATCGAGACCGCGAGAAATATCTGATACATATTATCGCTCAGAATACCGCTGGAATATCCGGTGGCTCCGAGAACAAAGGAGAACTCTCCTATCTGGGAGAGACCGAATGCCGAGAGAAGTGCGACACCTGTTGCCATCCCAATCACCTTGACGGAGATAAAGCTCACCACGAGTTTTGCAATGATCAATGCGGCGGCAAGTATGAGGAGGAAAGGCAGATGCTGGGCGAGGAACGTAAGGTTCAGCAGCATGCCGATGGAGACGAAGAAGAAACTGGTCAGGAGATCCCTGATCGGCATGATCTGTCCGATGACCTCATGACTGTAATCCGATTCGGAGATGGCAACTCCAGCAAGGAACGCTCCGAGCGCGAGAGACACGCCGTTTAAGGACATGAGCCAGGCGATCCCGAGACAAATGGTCACGATCGAGATGATAAAGAGTTCACTGCTCCGAGTGAGGGCGACCCTTTGCAGAAATTTCGGGACGAGATAGATGGCAGCGATCAGGATGATGCCGAGCATTCCAAGACCGACCACGAAGTTCAGCACGGTTCCAAGGAGATTGGTCTCTTCGGGACCGGCAAGGATTGGTGCGAGCATCATCATCGGAACGACCGCGAGATCCTGGAAGATCAGGATGCCGAGAGCGATCTTTCCGTGTTTGGTCGCCATCTGCCCTTTTGTCTGATAGATATTCAAAACGATGGCCGTTGACGATGTCGAGACCATCATTCCAAGGAATATAGCGGTGTTGGAGGGGAGTCCTGCGAGCTGCAGGGCAGCCCAGATGAGGACTGTCGTGATGATCATCTGCATACCGCCGCCGATCAGGACGACCTTTTTCATGGAGAGGAGGTTTTTGAGCGAGATCTCAAGACCGATGGTGAACATCAAAAGAATGACACCGAGTTCTGCGAGAATGGCGACCTGCTCTTCGGTGATCAGATGGAGACCGAAGGGGCCGACGATGATTCCTGTTATAAAATACCCGATAATGAACGGGATATGGATCTTTTTGCTGATAAATAACACGCCGATCGAGCATGCGAGCACGATCACCACCGCCAGTAAAATACCCATTTGAACGACCATATCCATGTCCTATTGTATGTAGCAGAATAATACTCCGTGATCAGTAAAAAATGTAGCTATACATTGGCAGGATATTCCCTTTCATTGTGTGATCCGGAATATGTTGAAATGATTTTCGTATGCCGCATCCCGGTCTTTTGAGGAAAAATTTTTTAACATTTGAAATGAGGATATGTACTGCTTACCTATGCCGGATACGTTTCTTTCCACCTACCTGAATACCGCGATAAAAAAGCTGATCAAAGATGTCCTGAAGGGAACGCTTTCGAACAGGAAGGAGACGGCGTTTCTGTTATCGCAGGCACGTCAGCAGCGGGAGAATGCGAAGAAGCGGGGTGCACATCCGAATATGCCGGTGTTTCTTATCGCGAGTATCACGTCGTCGTGCAATCTTCACTGTGTGGGCTGCTATGCGAGAGCGACGGGTATGTGCGGCGATGCGCCGGGAGGAGCGGAACCGCTGACCGTTCCCGAGTGGGAGAATATTTTCGGTCAGGCAGAGGAGCTCGGGGTCTCGTTTATCCTTCTCGCGGGAGGGGAACCTCTTCTCCGCCGCGATCTGATCGGGGCGGCGGCAGGGCACGCATCGATCATCTTCCCGATATTTACGAACGGGACGCTGATCGATGCAGAGTATACGAAGCTTTTCGATGATAACCGGAATCTCGTCCCGGTCATCAGCATCGAAGGGGGCATCGAGGAGACGGATGCCCGCCGGGGTTCGGGGACGTATACCTCGATCCTTGCGTCGATGGGTCGCCTCCGTGCTGAAAAGATCCTGTTTGGCGTTTCGGTGACGATCACGACGGAGAATCTTGCCGAGGTGACGTCGGCTGCGTTCCTGGATCTGCTGCGGGACCAGGGATGCAGGCTCGTGTTCTATATCGAGTATACGGCGATCGATCACGGCTCAAAGGAGATGGAACTGGACGCGGTGATGCGTGAGGAGCTGGAGGGGAAACTGACAACGATCAAGTCGGCGTATCCGGGGATGGTGTTTATTTCGTTCCCGGGAGACGAGAAGCATATGGGGGGGTGTCTTGCGGGCGGGAGAGGATTTTTCCATATCAATCCGTACGGTTCGGCAGAGCCGTGCCCGTTTTCGCCGTATTCAGACCGGAATCTCCGGAACGTTTCTCTGCTGGATGCGGTGAACTCGCCGTTTTTTGCAAGGCTGATCGATGCGGGTCTCGTGGGCGGGGAGCATGACGGCGGCTGTGCTTTGTTCGAGCACGAGGCGGAAGTCATCGCCCTCATGAATAAGGAGTGATCCGGTTACTGGAAACTACTGGAGGCTGCAGGAGGAGCAGCTTCCGTGCAGGTTCCGCTCGGTGAGCTGGCCGACCTGCAGTTCGAGGTCCCTGACCCGTTCCATGAGGTCGGCATAGTCACGCTCGAGTTCTTCGAGGCGTTTTTCCATGTTTTCTGCTGATGTCATGTATAGGAGGTTGGTGTGATCGGTTTTATAGGTTGGGTAGCGGGCTGTCCCGTAGGGGCGGCCTCAGCGGAGCAAACCGAAGGTTTGCGACTGGGGGAGGCGGGTCGGATGCTGAAAGCAGACGACCTCAGCCGAGGCGGGATGAGCCAAAGGCTCATCCTTAGGCTGAGCAAGGCTTTGCCTTGCGACCAAATCTTTGATTTACGACTGGGGGAGGCGTGCTGTCCTGTAGGCTCATTCTTAGCTGAGCAAGGCTTTGCCTTGCGAGTAGGCGGGGAGGGGTTTTCGTTTTTTCCACATTTTGTCGGTGAAGACAAGGATGACTGCCAGAATGAGGAGGAGCACATTAAATATGTCGGCGGCATTGCCGGTCTGTGCCGGAAGGATCTGGGGGAATGCGTCGATGGATGCATGGAATAGAACAAGTATTAGGAGACTTCCTCCGCTGCGGTTATAAAGCCAAGTTATGATGAGGACGCCGGGAAGGAACCAGACAAACCTGGCTATGATATCGGTCATGTCGAAGGGATAGAATCCGGTGAAGTAGAGAGGGATATGCCAGAGCTGCCAGAAAAATCCGAGGATGATACTCACAACGATCGGGTTGAAGAGGAATTGGAGTTTCGGCAGTGCGAATCCTCTCCATCCGGGTTCTTCCTGCAGGGGTCCGCCGATGAGGAGGATCGTGAAAAAGAGGATCACGGCGGAGAGCGGCTGGATGCTCTCTATCCCTGAGATGTATGTTGAGAAGGACTGCCCGCTGTACAGCAGGTCGATCACGCTGCTGAGGATGACGAGCACCGGCCATACTCCGAGAGCGAAGAGATACCATACTGGTTTTACTCTCCACTGTCCGAGTGAACCCATGAGGTCCCGGACACCTTCGGTGCGGGAGAAGATCCGGGTGATGACGACGGCGGAGAGAGTGGCAAGGATACTGCAGAGGATAAGGAAGACCGGGTCCGCGAGACTGCCGCTGAGCATGGGCCAGAAAAGAGCGAACGGCAGGATGATACAGAAGAGGACGGCGAACCGGAGAATGTTTTTCCATCGCGGGATGGCGGTTTGTGCGGGTTTCAGGAGTTTGGAGAGGAGTACGGCGCTGAGTGCCGGACCGAATGCACCTATGACGCAGATGAGCATCATATATGCAGGTGTATTGAGCGGGATGACGAGAGGAATGCTCCAGATGATCCAAGAACAGGCGAAGGCGATCAGGAAAAAAGCGATGATCGGGTGTTTTTTGATGGTTTCTTTGTAGGGATACACGTATTTTGTCCTTTATACGTTCATTGGTAGAAGGGTTGATGTGATGATATTTAAGGATTACTATGTGCGGCAGGATATCTCAGAGATTTCCTGGATTTTTTTCTGAGAATAATGCAGATAATCGAAGTGTTTTTTTGAGGATTCATATTGACGATCCGTGTTTCGAGGTTGAAATGAGTATTTCCGTTCGGTCTTTGTTGAGTTGCCTCTTCGCGAGAAGGGAAAAAGAAGGGTTATGTTTATTTGAGGATGGGGT encodes:
- a CDS encoding HAD family hydrolase; the encoded protein is MQTLLSTPFKAVLFDMDNTLFDFVDAMKNGCVAAAASVGEGTGDELLSYYVRWKYHFEDHTNLQDFMLAHNRFSVEKYFEAVGAFDEAKMKSLVSYPGIEEVLTGLRSSGYRLAVVTDAFSYAAELRLEHLGLKSYFDVIVGYDTTGYKKPHHAPFECALDLLGLSPHEAAYVGDSIRRDIEPVRSLGMTAVYAKYGDRNFFDHPSLACPQKVLVADTPADILRLLRP
- a CDS encoding MBL fold metallo-hydrolase translates to MMLDTGFLERIAPYIEPLTDEGRAEYIAEGEESIKIREKEGLSPRDYLQLVENIGLYLGKTTGAGFDSHYQKIPLTKDKTLLVIQLPGGGNLNVFLTPEGKMILDTGYGCYYKDCERMLNAVGAGDFSDVKFVVCTHGDADHCGASGYFPVTPVMHPVTKELLESGTRGYASPNGREILEKFYTTTINTYSRMNIPETVRYCKTEPVRKHGLFPVIDEFEFAGMRFEVWASLGGHIAGQIFLYEPDEGLLFTSDALLNFATLTKARADYSSIADSMIGSVNVNSDIARTERRELMRITKELDDELKKSGRRLLICCGHGAVSILDEKGMLSPYSEPLYYSAGSC
- a CDS encoding cation:proton antiporter; translated protein: MVVQMGILLAVVIVLACSIGVLFISKKIHIPFIIGYFITGIIVGPFGLHLITEEQVAILAELGVILLMFTIGLEISLKNLLSMKKVVLIGGGMQMIITTVLIWAALQLAGLPSNTAIFLGMMVSTSSTAIVLNIYQTKGQMATKHGKIALGILIFQDLAVVPMMMLAPILAGPEETNLLGTVLNFVVGLGMLGIILIAAIYLVPKFLQRVALTRSSELFIISIVTICLGIAWLMSLNGVSLALGAFLAGVAISESDYSHEVIGQIMPIRDLLTSFFFVSIGMLLNLTFLAQHLPFLLILAAALIIAKLVVSFISVKVIGMATGVALLSAFGLSQIGEFSFVLGATGYSSGILSDNMYQIFLAVSIMTMIMTPTMISIAPKFVDRFFPTPVPEGPGYSSPAGSVEDELPIGHVIIVGYGLTGHYVAKALKKVSIPYVILELNPETVSTEKKLGENIHYGDASREGILEFAGIKKAQTIVVSIPQMDTTKAIVTTARRMNPKIGIITRSRYISETAELYRLGADEVIVDEKEAALQIFHRILSNQQVPVQDFDLYAKQARNEIYDKYIEMPINSNLKLNTKGGKFEIVRMRAKQANEMLSKNKSRVEQIRVEKGSKIAGKRISDVQLRKNYGVSVIAVRCAGKVDAVVSPDGDTILNEGDTAVVIGDRDSIASMMVLFAEKIE
- a CDS encoding radical SAM protein, yielding MPDTFLSTYLNTAIKKLIKDVLKGTLSNRKETAFLLSQARQQRENAKKRGAHPNMPVFLIASITSSCNLHCVGCYARATGMCGDAPGGAEPLTVPEWENIFGQAEELGVSFILLAGGEPLLRRDLIGAAAGHASIIFPIFTNGTLIDAEYTKLFDDNRNLVPVISIEGGIEETDARRGSGTYTSILASMGRLRAEKILFGVSVTITTENLAEVTSAAFLDLLRDQGCRLVFYIEYTAIDHGSKEMELDAVMREELEGKLTTIKSAYPGMVFISFPGDEKHMGGCLAGGRGFFHINPYGSAEPCPFSPYSDRNLRNVSLLDAVNSPFFARLIDAGLVGGEHDGGCALFEHEAEVIALMNKE
- a CDS encoding type II CAAX endopeptidase family protein, which codes for MYPYKETIKKHPIIAFFLIAFACSWIIWSIPLVIPLNTPAYMMLICVIGAFGPALSAVLLSKLLKPAQTAIPRWKNILRFAVLFCIILPFALFWPMLSGSLADPVFLILCSILATLSAVVITRIFSRTEGVRDLMGSLGQWRVKPVWYLFALGVWPVLVILSSVIDLLYSGQSFSTYISGIESIQPLSAVILFFTILLIGGPLQEEPGWRGFALPKLQFLFNPIVVSIILGFFWQLWHIPLYFTGFYPFDMTDIIARFVWFLPGVLIITWLYNRSGGSLLILVLFHASIDAFPQILPAQTGNAADIFNVLLLILAVILVFTDKMWKKRKPLPAYSQGKALLS